The following DNA comes from Curtobacterium sp. 9128.
ACGTCCTGAGCTGGTACCCGGCGCACGACAACGTGCAGTCCCTCGTGCCCCGCTTCCTGTTCACCGCGATCCCCCTCACCGTGTTCATCGCCTTCACCCGAGGTCGCTGGTCGCGGATCTTCCAGCGGACGACCGGTCGGGACTTCCTGACGATGGTCCTGTTCGCGATCGCGAACGTCATCGTCACGTTCCTCGTGGGAGTCATCGTGAAGACAGTGTTCGGCGCGACGGCGAACACCGCGGCGAACGGCATCCACGGGGCCGCCGAGCTGATCTCGTTCTACGTCGGAACCGCGATCCAGCTGTTCGGCGAGGAGCTGTTCACGATCCTGCCCTTCCTCGCCGTCATGGCGCTCTGCCACCGGCTCGGGCTGACGCGCAAGCAGGCGATCCTCGTCGCGTGGCTGGCGACGGCCGTCTGGTTCGGTGCTGCTCACCTGCCGACCTACGGGTGGAACGTCGCCCAGGCGCTCCTCGTGATCGGTGTCGCTCGCCTCGTGCTGACGCTGGCGTACATCCGGACGAAGAACATCGCGGTGAGCACCGGTGCACACATCCTCAACGACTGGGTCATCTTCACCTTCACCATCGTCACGACGGGAGCACTCCTGTGATCGGTTCACTCGATGTCATCGTCCTCGACTGCCCGGACACCCGCGCGCTCGCGCGGTTCTGGGCCGAGGTCATCGGCGGCGAGATCGTGCAGTTCGACGACGACTGGGCAGAGGTGGTCCTGCCGATCGAGGGCAGCCGCCCGCTCCTCGCCTTCCAGCACGTCGACGACTACCGCGCGCCGGAGTGGCCCGGCCAGGTCGTCCCGCAGCAGATCCACCTCGACGTGAAGGTCGAGGACATGGATGCCGGCGAAGCAGCGGTCCTGGCGATCGGCGCGACCGCCACGGGCGAGGGTTCCGACGGCTTCCGGGTGTACCTCGACCCCGCCGGCCACCCGTTCTGCCTGATCGTCCCGAACGACTGAGTGCACGGCATGATCCGGACGGTGCTGTTCGACCTCGACGGGGTGATCCGTCACTTCGACCCGGACCACGTCGCCACGATCGAGCACCGCCACGGGCTCGACGCCGGGTCGATCGAGGCGTTCGCGTTCTCGCCGCCGCTCATCGACGACGTGACGACCGGACGGATCCGCCGCGCCGACTGGATCGCCGCGATCGGCGACCACATCGACGACGCAGCTGCGGCCGATGCGTGGGGACGGCAGCCGTTCCGCGCCGACCCTGACGTGCTGGACCTCCTCGACGAGCTCCGCAGCGCTGGCCACGGCGTCGCGGTCCTGACGAACGGGACGGACACCGTGCCGGACGAGGTCGCGTCGTTCGGTCTGCTCGACCACGTCGACGCGGTGTTCAACTCCGCCGACATCGGGTTCGTGAAGCCCGACGTCCGAGCGTTCCGGCACGTGCTCGACGCCCTCGGCCTCGACGGATCCGAGGTCTTCTTCACCGACGACTCGGCGCGCAAGCTCACGGGTGCCGCCGAGCTCGGGATGGTGACGCACCACTTCACCGACGTCGACGGGCTCCGGACGGCGCTCAGCGCGCAGGGGGCCCCGTCACCGTTGGGCGAGATCACGCAAGCAAGCCCGGATTCCACCCCGCAGGGCCGACAATCGTGACGGCGTGCCCTGCGTCGACCACCGCCACCGATGTGAACCAGTAGCTCGACCCCGACTCTTGGTCGGACCACTCGATGCGCACACCGCTGAGCAGATGATCGTCCACCACCACTGTGACGTCGGACCTGTCACAGCGCATGAGTTCACGCTCCGTCTGCTGTTCGACAGCGCGCATGACCGCTTCTTCGATCGAACCGCCCCGGAGGACCGCCTGTATGACCTCCTCCGCTGCCCGCTCGCAGGCCATGACCACGTTGTCCGAGTCGAGGAGGCGTTCGGTGCGGACTCGTGCCCACTGCCAATCGTCGCCCTGCCCGTTCGCGACATGGTCGAAGACGTACACGTCGACGTAGTCGATCGTCTCATCGACACCGTATAAGCCGACCCCTGCGAGTTCGAAGCCCGGGCTGTCCATCGGAAGGGCGACGCGAGCACCGAAGCGCGCCGCTGCTGTTGCCACGTCGTCTGCCTCGAATGGCAGGTACCGGCGGGGATCCACCATCCCGTCGCTCCGTCACTTCCAGGTCGGGTTCCCTGAGGAGCAGATCAGCCCCCAGGACGTCAGCACGTTACCCGAGGCCATCATCGAATTGATGCTTCCGGCTTGGCTGATCGACTTCCAGCCCGAGTTCCACGACGCAGAAATCGGCGCCAGTCCGGAATTGTTGTATGCCCTGATCGAGTTCGAGGTCGACACAGTGACGCTCCACGTGTGCGACACAGGGGCACCCCAAGCCGGCGAGATGACGTACCCGGTGCTGTACTTCCGGGTGGTCCGGTTGCCGTAGACGGTCGACGTGCCGCAGTTTCCGACGGAAGTACCCCGTTCGCTCGTCGGATGCCAACGCGCTGGCCGGCGTCGCCGACCCGATGATGAATGCGCCACAGATGGCCACCCCGGCTCCGTATGCGGTGAACTTTCCCATTACCCCTCCTTGTCCTGGCGTTAACATTCCAGATTCTGGAGTGGTACACAAGCGCCAGCTGAATTGAC
Coding sequences within:
- a CDS encoding VOC family protein; amino-acid sequence: MIGSLDVIVLDCPDTRALARFWAEVIGGEIVQFDDDWAEVVLPIEGSRPLLAFQHVDDYRAPEWPGQVVPQQIHLDVKVEDMDAGEAAVLAIGATATGEGSDGFRVYLDPAGHPFCLIVPND
- a CDS encoding CPBP family intramembrane glutamic endopeptidase; this encodes MVERTDRYGRAIERADGRDFPFWDGDPLALRAWQWVVIVLACVVAINVLSWYPAHDNVQSLVPRFLFTAIPLTVFIAFTRGRWSRIFQRTTGRDFLTMVLFAIANVIVTFLVGVIVKTVFGATANTAANGIHGAAELISFYVGTAIQLFGEELFTILPFLAVMALCHRLGLTRKQAILVAWLATAVWFGAAHLPTYGWNVAQALLVIGVARLVLTLAYIRTKNIAVSTGAHILNDWVIFTFTIVTTGALL
- a CDS encoding HAD family phosphatase produces the protein MIRTVLFDLDGVIRHFDPDHVATIEHRHGLDAGSIEAFAFSPPLIDDVTTGRIRRADWIAAIGDHIDDAAAADAWGRQPFRADPDVLDLLDELRSAGHGVAVLTNGTDTVPDEVASFGLLDHVDAVFNSADIGFVKPDVRAFRHVLDALGLDGSEVFFTDDSARKLTGAAELGMVTHHFTDVDGLRTALSAQGAPSPLGEITQASPDSTPQGRQS